The Candidatus Neomarinimicrobiota bacterium nucleotide sequence TCCGGAAACAGTGGCTTCAAAGAGATGGCCGCCGTAGACCTTGAAATCCCTATCGCTGAGTGTGATATGGGTGTGAACAAACTTCTCCCCATCCTTGACTGCGATATTGCCGACGCATGAGATCAGTTCATATCTATCGGAGAATTCTTGAGTGAGGAATTCTTTCCTATCGAGATCATAGTAGGCAAGCGTCACATCGGTAAGAGCACCGATCCCCGTGACGTCACCGGAGACAATATTGAGTTCCCGGGCTACAGCCGTCAGCGATTCCATCATTCTGTCGTTGCGCTCAAGGGAGACAATGATGCGCGATGTCTCGTCCACAAATTTCATTCACTTCTCCACCTCAGATCCGGTTTACGGTTGGCAGCGGCCTCGTCCAGTCTTCTGACAGGCGTACTGTAGGGCGAATTGATAACGAGATCGGGATCACTCTTCGATTCACGATCGATCTGCAACAGAGCTTCGGCGAAGCGGTCTAGACTCTCTTTCGTCTCTGATTCAGTAGGTTCAATCATCATCGCCTCCGGTACGCTGATGGGGAAATAGACCGTAGGTGCATGAAACCCGAAATCGAGCAGACGCTTGCTGATATCGAGTGCTCTCACACCTCTCTCCTTCTGCCGGGTAGCGCTGGCTACAAATTCGTGCATGCAGTGCTGCGACTGATAAAGATCGTACGCCGCTTCAATCTTCTTCTTGAGATAGTTGGCATTCAGGATTGCCTGTCGTGATAGAACAGGGAGCCCCTCTTTCCCCAGCATGGAAATGTAGGTATAGGCGCGGACGAGGATGCCGAAGTTGCCGTAGAAGGCGTGAACACGGCCGATAGAATTTGGTACGTCGTAGTCCCACCCGTAACCGCTGTCATTTTTCTGCACAAGAGGGACAGGGAGAAACTGTTCCAGTCTTTCCACCACGCCGATGGGGCCGGCCCCGGGTCCGCCGCCGCCGTGGGGTGTGGAGAAGGTTTTGTGAAGGTTGATATGAACGATGTCGAATCCCATTTCTGCCGACCGCACGATGCCCAGCAAGGCATTCAGGTTGGCACCGTCCATGTAGATGAGCCCGTCCACGCTGTGAATCAGAGTGCTGATCTCCTGTATGTCACTCTCGAAAAGCCCTACCGTGTTAGGCTGGGTCAGCATCATGCCCGCTACTTCGTCAGATAGTTTGGCTTTCAAGTCATCGAGATCGATGCGTCCCTCAGCATTTGACTTAATCTGAACGACATCATATCCCGCCATGGCGACGCTGGCCGGGTTCGTACCGTGGGCGGTGTCCGGAATCAAAATTGTCTTTTTCGAATTTCCCTTTAGGGAATGATACTTGTGCATGATGAGTACGCCCACCAGTTCACCCTGGGAGCCGGCGGCAGGCTGAAGTGTAAAACGGCTCATCCCAGTGACAGCCTTAAGCTGTTCTTCCAGTCCCCACATGAGC carries:
- a CDS encoding DNA-binding protein — translated: MKFVDETSRIIVSLERNDRMMESLTAVARELNIVSGDVTGIGALTDVTLAYYDLDRKEFLTQEFSDRYELISCVGNIAVKDGEKFVHTHITLSDRDFKVYGGHLFEATVSGAGEFVIYPFSHEIQRKHDDVTGLFLMDLENCKLAGERLVYPD
- the gcvPB gene encoding aminomethyl-transferring glycine dehydrogenase subunit GcvPB — protein: MADHLIFHKSRSGKIGCSLPECDVPWVSPRDIFGETVLRQSEAKLPEVTEPDVVRHYTNLSAKNHHVDKDVYPLGSCTMKYNPKVNDAMAQLAGFQHTHPLQREETVQGALALMWGLEEQLKAVTGMSRFTLQPAAGSQGELVGVLIMHKYHSLKGNSKKTILIPDTAHGTNPASVAMAGYDVVQIKSNAEGRIDLDDLKAKLSDEVAGMMLTQPNTVGLFESDIQEISTLIHSVDGLIYMDGANLNALLGIVRSAEMGFDIVHINLHKTFSTPHGGGGPGAGPIGVVERLEQFLPVPLVQKNDSGYGWDYDVPNSIGRVHAFYGNFGILVRAYTYISMLGKEGLPVLSRQAILNANYLKKKIEAAYDLYQSQHCMHEFVASATRQKERGVRALDISKRLLDFGFHAPTVYFPISVPEAMMIEPTESETKESLDRFAEALLQIDRESKSDPDLVINSPYSTPVRRLDEAAANRKPDLRWRSE